One stretch of Pomacea canaliculata isolate SZHN2017 linkage group LG1, ASM307304v1, whole genome shotgun sequence DNA includes these proteins:
- the LOC112571892 gene encoding lisH domain-containing protein FOPNL-like, with translation MASNESLRDVLKKNLDSRGVLNQVKARIRAEVFNALDRPSEGRPVLSNENILINELIREYFEFNKYHYSASVLVAESGMSKEPLDREFLRTELNVVEDAPSRSVPLLYSIVSNYTLRSGTSLQQQKPRTAFMEQIARDTTEVDGIGPGDPLIVRGGQR, from the exons ATGGCTTCCAACGAAAGTTTACGAGATG TCTTAAAGAAAAACCTGGACAGCAGAGGAGTTTTAAACCAAGTTAAGGCCAGAATTCGTGCAGAGGTGTTCAATGCTCTCGACAGACCCTCAGAAGGAAGGCCTGTGCTTAGCAATGAGAATATATTAATTAATGAGCTGATACGAGAGTATTTTGAATTCAACAAGTACCATTATTCTGCTTCAGTATTGGTTGCAG AATCAGGAATGTCAAAAGAACCTCTAGACAGAGAGTTTTTGAGAACTGAACTTAATGTAGTTGAAGATGCACCATCTCGTTCAGT ACCCCTCCTGTACAGCATTGTGTCTAACTATACACTTCGAAGTGGAACAAGCTTACAGCAGCAAAAACCACGAACAGCTTTCATGGAACAGATAGCCAGAGATA CTACTGAAGTGGACGGTATAGGACCAGGTGACCCTTTGATAGTTAGGGGAGGGCAACGATGA
- the LOC112571882 gene encoding mitochondrial glycine transporter-like isoform X1: MQTTDTPTPSNKPREKGKGMDERLISSPVIQAFLAGATGGSVSAIILQPLDLVKTRLQSSIYVGSNTGVMKVVISVVQKERIAGLWTGAWPSVTRCGPGIGLYFGILHWLKKDLGSANPSALESLLLGMSARSISCSLILPITVIKTRYESGAFRYRGIAHALTVIYKAEGLRGLYSGLLPTLLRDVPYSGLYYMFYTRLKLINQRSITRESFQVMMDFCNGAMAGFLASFVTQPADVIKTSMQMYPAKHQSIMQSCCLFIRNEDLQGFGEAFFFAHFAVRL, from the exons ATGCAGacaacagacacaccaacaccaTCTAATAAGCCCCGTGAGAAGGGGAAAGGAATGGACGAGAGACTTATATCT TCACCTGTAATACAGGCCTTCCTGGCAGGAGCCACTGGGGGCTCAGTGTCTGCAATAATACTACAGCCTCTTGACCTTGTAAAAACTCGTTTACAGTCATCAATATATGTTGG GTCAAACACAGGAGTGATGAAAGTTGTCATCAGTGTTGTCCAAAAAGAGCGAATAGCGGGACTGTGGACAGGAGCATGGCCT TCTGTGACACGCTGTGGTCCAGGGATTGGTCTTTACTTTGGCATTCTGCACTGGCTTAAGAAAGACCTGGG GAGTGCTAACCCATCAGCACTGGAATCTCTCCTCCTGGGCATGTCAGCACGCTCCATCTCCTGCTCTCTGATTCTCCCGATTACAGTCATCAAGACACGCTATGAA AGTGGAGCCTTCAGATACAGAGGCATAGCTCATGCACTTACTGTGATATACAAAGCCGAAGGCCTTCGAG GTCTCTACAGTGGATTACTGCCAACCTTGTTACGAGATGTGCCATATTCTGGTCTTTATTATATGTTTTACACTCGACTGAAACTCATTAATCAACGTA gCATAACCAGAGAGAGTTTCCAGGTCATGATGGATTTTTGTAATGGAGCAATGGCAGGATTCTTGGCATCATTTGTGACCCAGCCTGCTGATGTTATCAAAACCAGCATGCAGATGTATCCTGCCAAACATCAGAGCATCATGCAgtcatgttgtttatttatcag GAACGAGGATTTGCAGGGTTTTGGAGAGGCCTTCTTCTTCGCACACTTCGCCGTACGCTTATGA
- the LOC112571882 gene encoding mitochondrial glycine transporter-like isoform X2: MQTTDTPTPSNKPREKGKGMDERLISAFLAGATGGSVSAIILQPLDLVKTRLQSSIYVGSNTGVMKVVISVVQKERIAGLWTGAWPSVTRCGPGIGLYFGILHWLKKDLGSANPSALESLLLGMSARSISCSLILPITVIKTRYESGAFRYRGIAHALTVIYKAEGLRGLYSGLLPTLLRDVPYSGLYYMFYTRLKLINQRSITRESFQVMMDFCNGAMAGFLASFVTQPADVIKTSMQMYPAKHQSIMQSCCLFIRNEDLQGFGEAFFFAHFAVRL, encoded by the exons ATGCAGacaacagacacaccaacaccaTCTAATAAGCCCCGTGAGAAGGGGAAAGGAATGGACGAGAGACTTATATCT GCCTTCCTGGCAGGAGCCACTGGGGGCTCAGTGTCTGCAATAATACTACAGCCTCTTGACCTTGTAAAAACTCGTTTACAGTCATCAATATATGTTGG GTCAAACACAGGAGTGATGAAAGTTGTCATCAGTGTTGTCCAAAAAGAGCGAATAGCGGGACTGTGGACAGGAGCATGGCCT TCTGTGACACGCTGTGGTCCAGGGATTGGTCTTTACTTTGGCATTCTGCACTGGCTTAAGAAAGACCTGGG GAGTGCTAACCCATCAGCACTGGAATCTCTCCTCCTGGGCATGTCAGCACGCTCCATCTCCTGCTCTCTGATTCTCCCGATTACAGTCATCAAGACACGCTATGAA AGTGGAGCCTTCAGATACAGAGGCATAGCTCATGCACTTACTGTGATATACAAAGCCGAAGGCCTTCGAG GTCTCTACAGTGGATTACTGCCAACCTTGTTACGAGATGTGCCATATTCTGGTCTTTATTATATGTTTTACACTCGACTGAAACTCATTAATCAACGTA gCATAACCAGAGAGAGTTTCCAGGTCATGATGGATTTTTGTAATGGAGCAATGGCAGGATTCTTGGCATCATTTGTGACCCAGCCTGCTGATGTTATCAAAACCAGCATGCAGATGTATCCTGCCAAACATCAGAGCATCATGCAgtcatgttgtttatttatcag GAACGAGGATTTGCAGGGTTTTGGAGAGGCCTTCTTCTTCGCACACTTCGCCGTACGCTTATGA
- the LOC112560901 gene encoding uncharacterized protein LOC112560901, with product MGKGNTLSVIYHSVPPRPLNYTFSDMLQTSEGGRPRGGSRSVVVSSNAPEEYVERFKSRPTTRPAIIDFSGATVKLFKGKGARLLLGNGFPPKKIAQSAATKFGKNCCTRTFQLEVCVRVNLQNARLSPLNDRVSKQQPSFSELDNMTTTALHMAPLSNKSPIGKGRELSTQKAPYHASLTSKPSKTPELTRFHGVWSSASSTKSSGKSATSRSRRPMEPDPRQRPDFSSGNKFVAGDVNVAPYVEQPFPPEVLSQTDDFDDLSELPPPKKIVPRRELPWVFRFKVKKEMNALSRIMASKPSVVSTLAGPVV from the exons ATGGGCAAAGGAAACACGCTGTCCGTCATCTATCACAGCGTGCCGCCTCGACCTCTGAACTACACTTTTTCGGACATGCTTCAGACGTCAGAAGGTGGCCGCCCGAGAGGCGGGTCGCGGAGTGTGGTGGTTTCGTCCAACGCGCCGGAGGAGTACGTCGAGAGGTTCAAGTCCCGACCTACCACCCGTCCGGCCATCATCGATTTCAGCGGCGCCACCGTCAAACTTTTCAAAGGCAAAGGAGCTCGGTTATTACTGGGTAACGGCTTTCCACCGAAGAAGATTGCGCAGAGTGCCGCCACGAAGTTTGGCAAAAACTGCTGCACGAG GACTTTTCAGCTTGAAGTATGCGTTAGAGTGAACTTACAAAATGCTCGTCTCAGTCCCCTGAACGACCGAGTGAGCAAACAG caGCCATCATTCAGTGAGCTGGACAATATGACTACCACCGCTTTGCACATGGCACCATTGTCTAACAAATCGCCGATTGGGAAAGGCAGAGAACTCTCAACACAGAAAGCGCCATACCATGCATCCCTCACATCCAAGCCTTCCAAAACCCCTGAGCTGACGCGATTCCACGGAGTCTGGTCGTCTGCATCTTCAACCAAGAGTAGCGGGAAGTCGGCGACGTCGCGCTCCAGGCGGCCCATGGAGCCAGATCCAAGGCAGAGGCCGGACTTCTCCTCTGGCAACAAATTCGTTGCGGGTGATGTCAATGTGGCGCCATACGTCGAGCAGCCCTTTCCGCCGGAAGTCCTCTCCCAGACAGACGATTTTGACGACCTGAGCGAGCTGCCCCCGCCAAAGAAGATCGTGCCCAGGCGGGAGTTGCCGTGGGTTTTTCGTTTCAAGGTGAAGAAGGAAATGAACGCACTGTCCAGGATCATGGCAAGCAAGCCCAGTGTAGTCTCCACCCTGGCCGGCCCCGTGGTGTGA